tgacaacacATATCCAATAATGTATACAAATGGTTTTAGatgtacaaatacataaataaaacctAAATTATCAGTTAAGCTCACACAGCTGAGGCTAATCACAGAAGAATCCTtcaggagtgaggaggaggacaggttcAAAGAATCAAAGTACAGGTTTAGAGACGGTGAGAGAAACCatacgactgtactctgagaaactctACAGCAGTTCTCAgtaaacgactctgcttctgtctgaaaAGGTCTCGGATCAAAACCTGAAGCTCCTCACCCCACTAACGACTTGTGCATGTAAAAACCTCTGAATGATTCTGTGTttgtgaaagacaaagagacacCCTGACACCAACAAggactccctccctcctggaGAGGAGCGTTAACAGGCTGTCCAAGAGAAGCCACTGTAGACTACCTGCTCATCAACAGACAACAGATGCTAATCAAGACACACATCATTGAACCATTTATCAACTCTACATTGTTCTCATTTAATCAAAAGCATTCGTTAATCTCTTTACAACTAAAAGTTTTGAATTCATGCTCAAATTTATAATCTTCAATAGCTTGACAGTTTGCAAGTTTCACTGTCGGTAGAGAAGACCTTCCACTTTCCTCCACAGACCCAAACTATGattattttaaaagttaaagacaaaagcaacaagtgatatcaaactcttttaaaaaaaggacagaGACTAACTGACATGAACTCTGTACTTTGAGGTGTTTAGGAGGAAAACATTAAAGTTTTTCAATACATTAAAGTTTTGTATGAAACCCTGAAATGAAGACAAGTAGAAAATACGTTGTTCATGTTTGTTTATTAATTATGGAAACATTCAGTTTGTTCTCACATCAGTAAAGTCTGTTAAATGACCCTTGATTAATGAGTTTAAAAGGTGAAGACGACTAAAATATCTTTAATAAATGACGGTCTGGGGATTTCTCCCTCCATAAAAATGCATTGGAAGAGAAACAACAATAGAAATATTCAGACATGTAGAGCAGTGAGAGCCTCCATGATTAAATCGAGACAGGAAAGCGCGCCACCTACAGGAATTCAGACTCATGAGAAGATGTAAAGTAGCATCCAGAATGTTTGACGAACAGCTGATCTCAGTGCAGTGAAGAAACGCCTCAACAATCAGCTCTCGGACACAAACATGGAGACTAAATGAGTTTAACAGTTGAACCCTCAAATGACTGCTGTCTATTTCAGTTTACACAACTCAGCACTGTTTCCAGAAGAATAAAGAAGACAAAGTCCAgcatagagaggctgagtgaatgtggtctggactctgtggaggagagtcatggtgtcagagacgctgtagaaggacagaatacctgctctgtgatccaggtacaTTCCAACAATGGAGGACTGAGGCGCTGAGGCGGGAGTGTGGACTTTGTTAACCCACAAATTGCAACATTTACTTTTACATCTGAATGCCCAGGATTTGTCATTCCATCCAAATCCTGAATCATCCCCTTGCCCTTTTCTGCTGATATCCTTGTAGGCAACGGCCActtcaactcctcctcctctccactccacctcccagtaacaacgtccagtcagactctctctactcAGGACCTGTAAGCATTCATTGAATCTGTCTGGGTGACTAAAATAAAACTGATGTTCCTTCATGAATGTTGCTTTTCTGTTCCCATCAGATAATGACAGCTGCCGGTTtgctgtgtttggatccagagTGATTTCACATGCATACCTTAAGAATCCAGCTCTGGTCTTGGGCTCTGCTTGTGGCAGCAACACATCCACTTCAGTCACCATCAGTAAGATATTTGTCCATTTCTCTCTCAGGACGTCCTGTAGTTCATCTCTGACTTCTGAAACAGCGTCTGTCACGTCCTGAAAGTAGCTCAGAGGACGGATGTTGATGCTGGATGAGTCTATAGAGTGACTGAGGGGTGACAGTGAGGGGTAGTTGAGTAGAAACTGGTTGAGATCCTCTGTCTGTGAGATCTTCTCCAGCTCAGCGTCGCTCTtcttcagctcagtgatctcctgctccagcgTCTCCTGAAGCTCTTTAACTCGACTCAATTCAGTTCTCTGCTgggatctgacctgctgcttcacACCAGAGCTTCTTCTCTCCATGAGACGGATCAGCTCAGTGAAGATCTGCTGACTGTGCTCCACTGTTTCATCAGCAGAGACGTTgatggcctccacctcctgatggagcagcttcaggtTGTTCTCCCTGTTCTGGTGTCTCTGCTGGATGTTTAGTCGactcccctccagctctctctgcctctcggtcctttctgctgcagctgagactgTGTCGTGGCCTTTGTGTTCATCCATTAAGCAGAGATAACAGATGCACTGCTGATCAGTTCGGCAAAAAATCATCATCAACTCATCGTGACGagagcagatgttctcctggagcttgTTGGAGGGGTCCACCAGCTTGTGATTGTCAAAGGCAGGAGAATTCAAATGAGGCTGGAGGTGTTTCTTACAGTAagaagccagacacaccagacaggacttgaaggccttcagtctcttcccagtgcagacatcacaggccacatcttcaggtccagcatagcagtgatcagcaggagcagcttggagtccagtcttcttcagctcctccactAAATCTGCCAACATGGTGTTCTTCCCCAGGACAGGCCTCGGTGTGAAGGTCTTCCAACACTGAGGGCAGCTGTAGAgtttcttctcatcctctttaTCCCAGTGGGTtttaatacagttcatgcaGTAGCTGTGTCCACAGGGAATAGTCACCGGATGCTTCAGGAGATCCAGACAGATGCAACAAGAAAAGGTCACCTGGTCCAACTGAACTCCATTCTGCTGCATTTTCTCCTCGTGGTAGAGACTGAGTTTCAatcaaaaatctattttttgttCCCGTTCATTCACTAATCTTCACTGAATGAGGTTTCTGCTCCAAACAATGCTACATGTGCTCAGAGTGGAGCTGCCTGTGTtttacaggaagaggaagagggaggagttaTCAAGCTTTCATGTGATTGGACAGCAGCAAGATTGGGGGGGAGCCCGATGAGAGCATTGAAGTTACTCCATTGGTCGGTCTGTCCTTAATAAAGTTTAATTATGTACACAAGCAAAGTTTCGTACGAGCAAAAAAACTATTTCTACAACACTTATATACAACACTATACAAAAATTATGAAAGGAGAATGAGTGAATAAAAGAGACAGAGGATATTCATTATCGTAGGAACAGAGACACAgtttatttataaagttatAAACCATATAATTACAATCTTATTTCTGAGTTTTACATTAGTTGTTTGTGAAAAACTGTATTTCTGTCACATAggttattgtttgttttctctctatttaattaattaatgtttatattaatgatacgatttaaaatatgttaatcCAATTTTAGgcagaatataaaaaaaacaggaccacaattgaaataataaaatcacAAGATCATTGAAATAATCACGTACATTTTATCGAACATCAAACACAAGGCAAGCTGTGTTTTTATGTCACAAACCACATTGTCACGGATAACAAAGGGATTCttaatattttgtaaaagtcaacGACAAAAATATGTtatcaaaatgtttaatcagggCGTGTAGGTAGCCACCACGAAGGACATTCtatcaacataataataataatacaaacttATACCcaataatgtatttaaatggttttagatgtacaaatacataaataaaacctAAATTCACAGTTAAGTTCACACCGCTGAAGCTAAACACAGAATAATCCTTCAGGAGTGAAGAGGACAGGTTTAGAGACGGTGAGAGAAACCAttcgactgtactctgagaaactctACAGCAGTTCTCAgtaaacgactctgcttctgtctgaaaAGGTCTCTGATTGATCAAAACCTGAAGCTCCTCACCCCACTAACGACTTGTGCatgtaaaaccctctgaatgAATCTGTGTctgtgaaagacaaagagacacCCTGACACCAACGAGGACTCTTTACCTCCTGGAGAGGAGCGTTAACAGGCTGTCCAAGAGAAGCCACTGTAGACTACCTGCTCATCAACAGACGCTAATCAAGAAGCAGCTGACTCtttaaatgaaaatttaaaTCTGTACTTTGATTCTTTAAACCTGTCCTTGTTCCCACTCCTGAATGATTCTTCTGTGTTCACCCTCAGCTGTGTGAGATTAACTGTGAACCACGTTTGTattgaaatatgtgtatattttaaaACTAGTATTTCGACATACAATATAAACTATTAAGAATTAAATCATACAAAACTTTAATGTGTAAAATATTAAACTAATAATATGAGAGAATAACTGAGTTCGGgtgtctctttgtctttcacaaacacagattcaTTCAGGGCGTTTTACATGCACAAGTCGTTAGTGGGGTGAGGAGCTTCAGGTTTTGATCAATCAGAGACCTTTTCTGTGAgggagggggacgagggcccctCCTGTGAGAAAGAAGCAGACGAGCAGACCCGAGGTCAGGACGACGTCACGGAATGTGGGTGTTTGAAGAGCCGGACTTGTTTTGGGAAAGGCAGAGTCGTTTTGGGTTTTGACATGTgctgatcagagaataaatcctcccgttggaaaggagagaacgagagaaggtcgttggctgaattattacTTTACCAGACATCCAATTTTGGATATACGTTACACCATCGCGGTctactccagttccccgtgtccccgCTCTCCGGAGCCCGGTCGCCCAGCGCCCCGCTCTCCTGAGCCTTGTTCTGATGGGATGCCTGGAATCTGTCCCTTGTTTAAGCTAGAATAtacttaaaattaaaaatataatttaagtgaactattatatacagtatatatacatattagcaCATACACAGTCATGTACTTAAACTGAACTAAGTATACTTTAAATTGTTCAAATTTAGCACAAAAAATATACTAAATACACTTAAAATTGTTCTAAAATTACTATTTATTaaaaacttaaatatattaAGTACAAAATGAGTTCTTCAAAAGTAGCACACTTTAAGTGTACTAATGATTTGCAGGGCTTCAAGTATACTTAAGTAAGCTAAGATTAAATATACCtagcatatttatttttcacctggGTTAAACCGTTGCTGCGTGACCCACGAGTCACCCGATGCAGGCAATGACTAACTGCTTTTATGCCAGAGCATTTAGATAAGAATATGAAATACAAGTGAGACGATAAAATGACCATGACACCCTCCTGCTGAcagtcttttttgttgttagaGTAGGAGTAATAATAAGTGATTCATTGATATACTTTCTACGATGTTTATTGCTTCTGTTGCATACGTTCCATACTAATGCAGATGGATGTAGCCCACCGAACAACACAGTTATAATCTAAATTGCATTGTTTATCATTTAGGATACATTGAGTTATTGTATTATCAATGTTGCCTCTCTACAGTAAACACAGATAATTAAAATACATCTAACCACCCAACCAGTATGTTACTGTACATCAAATAATCACAGAGAGAAAACTGCATTAATTTTTTACTGTGATAGACAGTGGAATTGTATAAATATTGTAGAATTGCAGTATATTGCTGCAAACTTTACTGTTATTTGACAGAACAATTCTTTACAGTGCAGAGACCGTTAAATGCTCTTCTGCTATTATTTCACATTAGTCTCATTGTTACACATCAGCTTTTTGTAAAGCCCTGAAATGAAGACATGAAAATAATTAGTTCATGTTTGTTTATTCATCATGTAAACATGGTGTGTTCTCACATCCCATCAGTAAAGTCTGTTAAATGACTCTTAATCAATGATTCATCCACACACTCCGTCAGTTTGACCTAAATCCCAGCTTAGTGAAAGacaataatatacattatatacaaaATGATGATGATTAAAGTATTCCGATAGCTCATAGGTCtgctaaaaaaatacatgtatgtataattAAAGAGTTATTTTCACAAAGAGAACAAATATCTTGGATGAATAAAGGTCTGGGGCATTCTCTCTTCAGAAACAAAAAGAATGAACCGTATAAAAGCATCAATAGAAGTATTCAGACTTTTAGAGCAGTGAGAGCCTCCATGACTAAACAGGCACAGGAAGCagcgccacctacaggaactcAGACATGTACAGAACAACAGCTGATCTCAGTGCAGTGAAGAAACGCCTCGACAATCAGCTCTCAGACACAAACATGGAGACGAAATGAGTTCAAGAGTTCAAACACAGTTTAACCCTGAAATTACGTCTGTCTATTTTAGTTGGACTTGTACATAAAGTCAGAACTATTATTTTCACAATCTAATGCTCCAAGATTTTCATTGTATCTAAATCCACATTTAGTCCAGTGCCCTTTTCGGCTGATATTCTTGTATGCGACTCCGACAataactcctcttcctctccactccacctcccaCCTCACTGAGGGAAATGATTGTTTTGGGTTGCGGAGAAATATCGGTATATTGTCCGCATACAATCAAATATTATGCTCCATTTCCCCACTAATACCATTAACATGTTGGTGTATTCTAACCCAAGAAAACTGAAGAGAATCATAACTTATGATACAACGGAGAAAAAGTACATGTATTCAGATGTGGGGGAGGTTTTAACTGAGTCTCTGTTTGGAGACGAGGAAACAAAGTTCATATTCCCAGCGCAACTCTTCTTCCTGGAATGAACCACAGCTTTCAaacccctccctcttcttcctgccCTCCGGCACAGCGAGCGCCACTCTGTGCATTTCTTTCCTGGTTCCCTCCCCTTCAGATCTACAAATTTACAGATGGGTGTAGCCAACATGGTGGTGAAGAGCAGCAGCTGACACACCCTGTTCACTGCAGAGAGAGTCGCTTTTtgaggaagtgaaactcagTCAGTCGTGTTGTCTTTGAGAGGTAAAATGGCGCAGAAAGGAGTTCAGCTGGACCGGGAGACCTTCTCTTGTTGCATCTGTCTGGATCTCCTGAAGCATCCGGTGACTATTCCCTGTGGACACAACTACtgcatgaactgtattaaaACCCACTGggataaagaggaggagaagaaactgTACAGCTGCCCTCAGTGTAGGAAGACCTTCACACCGAGGCCTGTCCTGGTGAAGAACACCATGTTGGCAGATTTagtggaggagctgaagaagactggactccaagctgctcctgctgatcactgctatgctggacctgaagatgtggcctgtgatgtctgcactgggaAGAGACTGAAGGCCCTTAAGTCCTGTCTGGTATGTTTAGCTTCTTACTGTGAGAAACACCTCCAGCGTCATTATGATGTACCTCcattaaagaaacacaagctggtggacccctccaacaagctccaggagaacatctgctctCATCACGATGAGGTGATGAAGATCTTTTGCCATAATGATCAGCAGTGTATCTGTTATCTCTGCTCAATGGATGAACACAAAGGACATGACACAGTCTCAGCTGAAGCAGAAAGGACCGAGAGGCAGAGAAAGCTGGAGGGGAGTCGACTAAACATCCATCAGAGAATCCTGAACAGAAAGGACTacctgaagctgctccatcaggaggtggaggccatcAACATCTCTGCTGATGAAACAGTGGAGCACAGTCAGCAGATCTTCAATAAGCTGATCATTCTCATGGATAAAAGATGCTCTGATGTGgagcagcaggtcagatcccagcagagaactgaagtgagtcgagtccaagagcttcaggagaagctggagcaggagatcactgagctgaagaAGAGCGATGCTGAGCTGGAGAAgatctcacacacagaggatctcAACCAGTTTCTACTCAACTACCCCTCACTGTCACCCCTCAGTCACTCTACAGACTCATCCAGCATCGACATCCGTCCTCTGAGATACTTTCAGGACGTGACAGACGCTGTTTCAGAAACCAGAGATAAACTACTGGAAGTCATGAAAGAGAAATGGCCAAACGTCTTACTGACGGTGAGTGAAGTGGATGTTTTACTGTCAATATCAGAGCCCAAGACCAGAGCTGGATTCTTAAAGTATTCTCGAGAAATCACACTGGatccaaacacaacaaacacagttCTGAAATTATCTGATGGGAACAGAAAAGTAACAATCGCACATCAGTCTTATTCTCGTCACCAAGACAGATTCACTAAATGTTGGCAGGTCCTgagtagagagagtctgactggacgtcgttactgggaggtggagtggagtggagaggagattGATATAGCAGTTGCATACAAGGATATCAGGAGAAAAGGGGACAGCGATGAATGTGTTTTTGGACAAAACAACAAATCTTGGGCGTTATCTTGTTACTATGATAGGAGTTATACACTTTGCTACAACAAAGTCGAAACTCCTCTCTCAGGTCATGGGTCCTACAAAATAGGAgtgtacctggatcacagagcaggtactctgtccttctacagcgtctctgaaaccatgactctcctccacagagtccagaccacattcactcagcctctctacGCTGGACTCTCGGTGGGATTCAGTTATTCTTTCACTGCTGAATTTTGTAAACTCAAATAAACAGAAGTCAGAGAGCTGATTGTTGAGGCGTTTCTTCACTACACTGAGATCAGCTGTCAGTCAAACATTCTGACTTCTACTTTGACGTCTTCTCACGAGTCTGAACATGTCTGAGTTCCTGTCGGTGGCGCTCCTTCTCTGTTTAATCATGGAGGCTCTCACTGCTCTACATGTCTGAATATTTCTATTGTTTCTCTTCCAATGCATGTTCATGGAGAGAGAAATCCCCAGACCTTCATTTATCaaagatattttttatttgagttgTCTTCACTTTGTAAACTTGTAAAGAAATCTTTAATTACATGTATTTGTTTGGCAGACATACGACCtgttatataactttaattatcATGGTCCTTGTATTGGAATcagtgtgttgttttatttcgtACCACCTAGAGCAGGGGTATCACACTCATTTTCagcgtgggccacatcagcatcacggctgcctcttaaagggccagtactgtataaactactcaaacatattgttaaataactctttgcatttgattattgtttatttgagtgtacacATATTGTAcgtaagaacatttctctaatattagaacataaatccatttaatttgaaaccttcaaaataaaagcgcgggatatttttcttcaatttctttaagaaaaggggatcatgtgtcttttaaggggccaggggccacataaaatgatgtgacGGGGCAGATTGTGACCTAGAGGGATGTGAATAGCTgcatgaagaggaagagagccAGTAGTAAATATTCAgactaacaggaagtgaggtgCATGAGTTCCTTTTTGCTGTTGGACTCATGGAGAGCGTCTCACTGTACaatcctcttcatcctttcaCTTAATGTCCACAAAAATCATCTTCATCCGTGAATCTTCTCATATGTACAGTTATGTTTCGGTTAATAGTTCTTTGGTTTGAGTTCAGTATTTTTGGTGATGGTTAGTTTATTGGGTGTATAATTTCTTTGGTGGTTGAAGCATTGGTGCTTCTGTAAATTGTATTTACTGTTTCATCTTTTATTACATACATTGACATCGTTCAAGTTTGTTCGTGCCATAAATCTTTTTATCTACTGATGTACTCAAGATATGTTTTAGTACTTACTAAGGTACttacttttatatatttgttgctCTTAAGTTTTGACAAATTATGCTTTTACTTCATTAAATCCTGACAAACACAAGAACAAGTCTGTTCCTCTGAGAACGCAGTGCTGGAGAATATAACTGAAACAATATATTGCCCGCAACAACTTGTAGTGAGGATGATAATCAATGAGGAGATCAATCAATATTCTCTTTAAAATTAATGACATTCTAATCCCACCGATTGATTGTGTGGATGAAGTGAATCTCTAAATGAAATCATTGATTAAGAGTCATTTCACAAACTTTACTGACGGGATGTGAGAACAAACTGAATGTTTACATGATGAATAAACAAACATTAACAAAGTAttttcttcttgtcttcatttCAGGGTTTAATGCAAATctgatgtataaaatatataactaATGAGACTAGAACTGAGTCTGTTTTCCATCTGAAACACCACAAAGTAGTTCATGTTTAGAGCATTCATCAGTCAGTCTCTATCCGTTAAACCTTCCTCACTAAAACATCTTCGTCACAGAGAAATCTGCAGAGTTTGATacccctttttaattttttaaatatatacacatatatatatacacacatatatatacatacacatatatatacacacacatacatatacacatatatatatatatacacatatatatatgtatatatatatgtaatataataaatataatataataataaaacaaagataAAAACACCACATGTGAGTTCATTTACCTGTTACAATTGTTTTTGGGGGACCAGCCCCAGAGCAGACAAACAAATCAAACTCATTCGAAAAAAACTTTTGAAACAAAAATCTGCTTGTTGTGAGATATTATACGCTGCCCAGAAAGAAAACCCAGATTTTAGCCACCACCAAAAGCTTTGCAGCATGGATATCGCCCGGTGTCACACCGACGTCACGCGGACGACGACCTCTCCCGAGTTGCCGTCCTGGCCGAGGTCGTTTCGGGGCACCAGTCCGGGGCAAAGAGTGGCCAACCAGAGGCTGGTCCACGGCTGCGGCGCCAGCTGGGTGGGGGGCCGCGAGGGGCCGTCGGGCCCGAAGGTCGCCAGGGGCAACCAAAGCGTCCTGGGGGCCACCTGCGAGGAATGGCCGATGCTcgtctcctccaggtccttgGCTTTATCGTAGCTCTGAACATCCCAGTGGAGGTTGACGGCTCGCCAGCGCAGGAAGACGTTGTACACGGCCGGCCCCTCGTGGACGATCAGACCTGCCACAGGTGGACAAAAACAAGACCGGGAACGGTGATCCTCCTTTACGTCACGTTTTTAGGAAAGACATTTACACTTTGTATTTATCTtacagtggggaaattcttctctgcatttgagccATCCGTAGTTATTAAGGCGCAGTGGGCTGCAGGGAAGCGAttaggggttcagtgccttgctcaaggacacctcGACATataactaatggggagagcggcgATCGAACCGGGTACTCCAAACGTCACTTAGAGGGCTACAGGAAATATTCAGAATTATATATTGTAATTTATTCAACACATTAACATATTTTAGTGTCGagaaaagtgctatataaattcgatattctaatattatcattattaatgttTATGAACACCTTAATTAAACGAATTAGACAAAACAACCTGACCGAAGGTTGAACTCTTGACTTAAAATGACCATTTGTTCACCAATAACTCAACCTGCGTTTACTTCTGGATTATTCGCGTGACCGAGCCGAGCTTCAACCTcttcacgtttttttttctgacgACGGATGCGCGACTCATTCGGAGGCTCACCTACGCACACCAGGTCCATGAAGCCGTACATGCCGTAGCAGATCTGGAAGAGGACGTCGCGGCGCTGCCAGATGGCCTGCGGGCTGAGGGCTGACCACAGCAGCCAGGAGATGCTGGCCACCAGGAAGAGAGAGCCCAGGAACACCGCGATGATCTGCACCTTCTCCACCAGGGTGATGGTGATGGACTGCCACTGATCACAGGAAACAAGAGAGAAGCTCCGTGAGAAAAGATGGGATTGTTTGTCTTCCTCTTGTGAGCCCACATGCCTTCAACAAATTTTGAATATTGTGTCACTAAGCAACACGGTCAGGTTGTGTTGCTCTTAGATTCTTTCAAGGTGCAGGATCCGAGA
This portion of the Pseudoliparis swirei isolate HS2019 ecotype Mariana Trench chromosome 8, NWPU_hadal_v1, whole genome shotgun sequence genome encodes:
- the LOC130197558 gene encoding tripartite motif-containing protein 16-like gives rise to the protein MQQNGVQLDQVTFSCCICLDLLKHPVTIPCGHSYCMNCIKTHWDKEDEKKLYSCPQCWKTFTPRPVLGKNTMLADLVEELKKTGLQAAPADHCYAGPEDVACDVCTGKRLKAFKSCLVCLASYCKKHLQPHLNSPAFDNHKLVDPSNKLQENICSRHDELMMIFCRTDQQCICYLCLMDEHKGHDTVSAAAERTERQRELEGSRLNIQQRHQNRENNLKLLHQEVEAINVSADETVEHSQQIFTELIRLMERRSSGVKQQVRSQQRTELSRVKELQETLEQEITELKKSDAELEKISQTEDLNQFLLNYPSLSPLSHSIDSSSINIRPLSYFQDVTDAVSEVRDELQDVLREKWTNILLMVTEVDVLLPQAEPKTRAGFLRYACEITLDPNTANRQLSLSDGNRKATFMKEHQFYFSHPDRFNECLQVLSRESLTGRCYWEVEWRGGGVEVAVAYKDISRKGQGDDSGFGWNDKSWAFRCKSKCCNLWVNKVHTPASAPQSSIVGMYLDHRAGILSFYSVSDTMTLLHRVQTTFTQPLYAGLCLLYSSGNSAELCKLK
- the LOC130197561 gene encoding tripartite motif-containing protein 16-like is translated as MAQKGVQLDRETFSCCICLDLLKHPVTIPCGHNYCMNCIKTHWDKEEEKKLYSCPQCRKTFTPRPVLVKNTMLADLVEELKKTGLQAAPADHCYAGPEDVACDVCTGKRLKALKSCLVCLASYCEKHLQRHYDVPPLKKHKLVDPSNKLQENICSHHDEVMKIFCHNDQQCICYLCSMDEHKGHDTVSAEAERTERQRKLEGSRLNIHQRILNRKDYLKLLHQEVEAINISADETVEHSQQIFNKLIILMDKRCSDVEQQVRSQQRTEVSRVQELQEKLEQEITELKKSDAELEKISHTEDLNQFLLNYPSLSPLSHSTDSSSIDIRPLRYFQDVTDAVSETRDKLLEVMKEKWPNVLLTVSEVDVLLSISEPKTRAGFLKYSREITLDPNTTNTVLKLSDGNRKVTIAHQSYSRHQDRFTKCWQVLSRESLTGRRYWEVEWSGEEIDIAVAYKDIRRKGDSDECVFGQNNKSWALSCYYDRSYTLCYNKVETPLSGHGSYKIGVYLDHRAGTLSFYSVSETMTLLHRVQTTFTQPLYAGLSVGFSYSFTAEFCKLK
- the marchf11 gene encoding E3 ubiquitin-protein ligase MARCHF11, translating into MSTEEGEAGPACGEAMGGAAAAGDKSEPHRSAARRPPDDAEPGEEGEGSGGSSGDDARNLFREDGAVGDGSGCKEPAMHSNCSSSETCIPTPSCRICFQGAEQGALLNPCRCDGSVRYTHQHCLLKWISERGCWSCELCCYRFHVIAIDTKTPWQWQSITITLVEKVQIIAVFLGSLFLVASISWLLWSALSPQAIWQRRDVLFQICYGMYGFMDLVCVGLIVHEGPAVYNVFLRWRAVNLHWDVQSYDKAKDLEETSIGHSSQVAPRTLWLPLATFGPDGPSRPPTQLAPQPWTSLWLATLCPGLVPRNDLGQDGNSGEVVVRVTSV